In a genomic window of Punica granatum isolate Tunisia-2019 chromosome 6, ASM765513v2, whole genome shotgun sequence:
- the LOC116211540 gene encoding probable galacturonosyltransferase 6 isoform X2 has protein sequence MRSVRQCQRIFFLCLFSVSVFAPIVFVSRRLQNISSIGRKEFIEDISAVKHRPDVLKLNSDEQEGGQSLKEPKLVVYEDRGFGSVANYSASDKIDGDVEDSIDAGDKPEVQRNGTSTRSSKEDQKMQKKVVPTKSHGKDDPTRTVVQRIQKSPARGSTDKKVKEMKDQLVRAKAYLNFAPPGSNSHFVKELKLRIKELERAMGDPSKDTNLSRSAWQKSRAMEASLSKASHIYSDCSAMATKLRAMTYNAEEQVRVQQDQAAYLLHLAARTTLKGLHCLTMRLTAEYFALLPEERKFDNQQKVHDQDLHHYAIFSDNVLACAVVVNSTVSSALDPEKIVFHIVTDSLNLPAISMWFLLNPPVKATLDIRSMQDFEWLSPKRRSALEKHNSRDPRYTSALNHLRFYLPDVFPLLNKILLFDHDVVVQRDLSELWNVNMMGKVNGAVQTCQEGEGSFRRMDTYINFSDPFVSERFDPNSCTWAFGMNLFDLQEWRRQNLTAVYSSYLQMNGRDPLWKAGSLPLGWLIFYNQTVPLDKRWQILGLGYDSGIPRSEIDRAAVIHYDGVMKPWLEIGIGKYKGYWSRRISYHHPYLQQCNIHE, from the exons ATGAGGAGCGTCCGCCAGTGCCAGAGGATTTTCTTCCTCTGCTTGTTCTCCGTCTCTGTCTTCGCTCCCATCGTTTTCGTTTCCCGGAGGCTCCAAAACATTTCTTCCATAG GACGCAAGGAGTTTATAGAGGATATTTCGGCTGTG AAGCATAGGCCGGATGTTTTGAAACTCAACTCCGATGAGCAG gaagggGGTCAAAGCTTGAAAGAGCCGAAGCTGGTCGTTTATGAAGATAGGGGTTTTGGTTCTGTTGCCAACTATAGTGCTTCTGACAAGATTGATGGCGATGTTGAGGATTCTATTGATGCTGGAGACAAGCCTGAAGTTCAAAGAAATG GGACCAGCACGAGGAGCTCAAAGGAAGATCAGAAGATGCAGAAGAAAGTGGTACCTACCAAATCTCATGGGAAG GACGACCCTACTAGAACTGTGGTTCAACGTATTCAAAAGTCACCAGCACGAGGTTCAACGGATAAGAAGGTCAAAGAGATGAAAGATCAGTTAGTCAGAGCCAAAGCATACTTGAATTTTGCTCCTCCTGGTAGCAACTCGCATTTTGTGAAAGAGCTGAAGTTGCGGATCAAGGAGTTGGAACGAGCTATGGGGGATCCCAGCAAGGATACAAATTTATCTAGGAG CGCATGGCAGAAATCAAGAGCTATGGAAGCTTCCTTGTCGAAGGCAAGCCACATCTATTCTGACTGCTCAGCCATGGCCACCAAGCTCCGGGCTATGACTTACAATGCTGAAGAACAGGTCCGGGTGCAACAGGATCAAGCAGCGTATCTGCTTCATCTTGCAGCTAGGACAACCCTTAAAGGCCTTCATTGCCTTACAATGCGGCTGACTGCAGAGTACTTTGCCCTGCTGCCAGAGGAAAGGAAGTTTGATAACCAGCAAAAAGTGCACGATCAAGATTTGCACCATTATGCAATTTTCTCAGACAATGTTCTGGCATGTGCCGTGGTGGTTAACTCTACAGTCTCCTCTGCATTG GATCCAGAGAAGATCGTGTTCCATATAGTGACTGATTCCCTCAATTTGCCAGCGATTTCTATGTGGTTCCTACTTAACCCTCCTGTGAAAGCCACTCTTGATATCAGGAGCATGCAAGATTTTGAGTGGTTATCTCCTAAGCGTCGGTCAGCTTTGGAGAAGCACAATTCACGTGACCCAAGATACACATCTGCGCTAAATCATCTGCGCTTCTATCTTCCTGATGTCTTTCCTTTACTGAATAAGATATTGCTGTTTGACCATGACGTGGTGGTGCAAAGGGATCTAAGTGAACTATGGAATGTGAACATGATGGGAAAAGTGAATGGAGCTGTACAAACTTGTCAGGAAGGTGAAGGTTCATTTCGGCGTATGGATACGTACATTAACTTTTCAGATCCATTTGTTTCGGAGAGATTTGATCCAAACTCATGCACGTGGGCATTTGGTATGAACTTGTTTGATTTGCAAGAGTGGAGAAGACAAAATCTAACTGCTGTATACAGCAGCTACTTACAGATG AACGGAAGGGACCCACTGTGGAAAGCGGGGAGTTTGCCCTTGGGGTGGCTCATCTTCTATAACCAGACGGTACCTCTCGACAAAAGGTGGCAGATTCTTGGCCTAGGTTATGACTCGGGGATACCACGGAGCGAAATCGATCGAGCAGCAGTGATTCATTACGATGGCGTAATGAAACCTTGGCTTGAGATCGGGATCGGCAAGTACAAGGGCTACTGGAGCAGGCGTATCTCCTACCACCACCCTTACTTGCAACAGTGCAACATCCATGAGTAG
- the LOC116211540 gene encoding probable galacturonosyltransferase 6 isoform X1: MRSVRQCQRIFFLCLFSVSVFAPIVFVSRRLQNISSIGRKEFIEDISAVKHRPDVLKLNSDEQEGGQSLKEPKLVVYEDRGFGSVANYSASDKIDGDVEDSIDAGDKPEVQRNGTSTRSSKEDQKMQKKVVPTKSHGKDDPTRTVVQRIQKSPARGSTDKKVKEMKDQLVRAKAYLNFAPPGSNSHFVKELKLRIKELERAMGDPSKDTNLSRSAWQKSRAMEASLSKASHIYSDCSAMATKLRAMTYNAEEQVRVQQDQAAYLLHLAARTTLKGLHCLTMRLTAEYFALLPEERKFDNQQKVHDQDLHHYAIFSDNVLACAVVVNSTVSSALVLPLLFKPMDPEKIVFHIVTDSLNLPAISMWFLLNPPVKATLDIRSMQDFEWLSPKRRSALEKHNSRDPRYTSALNHLRFYLPDVFPLLNKILLFDHDVVVQRDLSELWNVNMMGKVNGAVQTCQEGEGSFRRMDTYINFSDPFVSERFDPNSCTWAFGMNLFDLQEWRRQNLTAVYSSYLQMNGRDPLWKAGSLPLGWLIFYNQTVPLDKRWQILGLGYDSGIPRSEIDRAAVIHYDGVMKPWLEIGIGKYKGYWSRRISYHHPYLQQCNIHE; encoded by the exons ATGAGGAGCGTCCGCCAGTGCCAGAGGATTTTCTTCCTCTGCTTGTTCTCCGTCTCTGTCTTCGCTCCCATCGTTTTCGTTTCCCGGAGGCTCCAAAACATTTCTTCCATAG GACGCAAGGAGTTTATAGAGGATATTTCGGCTGTG AAGCATAGGCCGGATGTTTTGAAACTCAACTCCGATGAGCAG gaagggGGTCAAAGCTTGAAAGAGCCGAAGCTGGTCGTTTATGAAGATAGGGGTTTTGGTTCTGTTGCCAACTATAGTGCTTCTGACAAGATTGATGGCGATGTTGAGGATTCTATTGATGCTGGAGACAAGCCTGAAGTTCAAAGAAATG GGACCAGCACGAGGAGCTCAAAGGAAGATCAGAAGATGCAGAAGAAAGTGGTACCTACCAAATCTCATGGGAAG GACGACCCTACTAGAACTGTGGTTCAACGTATTCAAAAGTCACCAGCACGAGGTTCAACGGATAAGAAGGTCAAAGAGATGAAAGATCAGTTAGTCAGAGCCAAAGCATACTTGAATTTTGCTCCTCCTGGTAGCAACTCGCATTTTGTGAAAGAGCTGAAGTTGCGGATCAAGGAGTTGGAACGAGCTATGGGGGATCCCAGCAAGGATACAAATTTATCTAGGAG CGCATGGCAGAAATCAAGAGCTATGGAAGCTTCCTTGTCGAAGGCAAGCCACATCTATTCTGACTGCTCAGCCATGGCCACCAAGCTCCGGGCTATGACTTACAATGCTGAAGAACAGGTCCGGGTGCAACAGGATCAAGCAGCGTATCTGCTTCATCTTGCAGCTAGGACAACCCTTAAAGGCCTTCATTGCCTTACAATGCGGCTGACTGCAGAGTACTTTGCCCTGCTGCCAGAGGAAAGGAAGTTTGATAACCAGCAAAAAGTGCACGATCAAGATTTGCACCATTATGCAATTTTCTCAGACAATGTTCTGGCATGTGCCGTGGTGGTTAACTCTACAGTCTCCTCTGCATTGGTACTGCCTCTACTCTTTAAACCAATG GATCCAGAGAAGATCGTGTTCCATATAGTGACTGATTCCCTCAATTTGCCAGCGATTTCTATGTGGTTCCTACTTAACCCTCCTGTGAAAGCCACTCTTGATATCAGGAGCATGCAAGATTTTGAGTGGTTATCTCCTAAGCGTCGGTCAGCTTTGGAGAAGCACAATTCACGTGACCCAAGATACACATCTGCGCTAAATCATCTGCGCTTCTATCTTCCTGATGTCTTTCCTTTACTGAATAAGATATTGCTGTTTGACCATGACGTGGTGGTGCAAAGGGATCTAAGTGAACTATGGAATGTGAACATGATGGGAAAAGTGAATGGAGCTGTACAAACTTGTCAGGAAGGTGAAGGTTCATTTCGGCGTATGGATACGTACATTAACTTTTCAGATCCATTTGTTTCGGAGAGATTTGATCCAAACTCATGCACGTGGGCATTTGGTATGAACTTGTTTGATTTGCAAGAGTGGAGAAGACAAAATCTAACTGCTGTATACAGCAGCTACTTACAGATG AACGGAAGGGACCCACTGTGGAAAGCGGGGAGTTTGCCCTTGGGGTGGCTCATCTTCTATAACCAGACGGTACCTCTCGACAAAAGGTGGCAGATTCTTGGCCTAGGTTATGACTCGGGGATACCACGGAGCGAAATCGATCGAGCAGCAGTGATTCATTACGATGGCGTAATGAAACCTTGGCTTGAGATCGGGATCGGCAAGTACAAGGGCTACTGGAGCAGGCGTATCTCCTACCACCACCCTTACTTGCAACAGTGCAACATCCATGAGTAG
- the LOC116211540 gene encoding probable galacturonosyltransferase 6 isoform X3, translating to MQKKVVPTKSHGKDDPTRTVVQRIQKSPARGSTDKKVKEMKDQLVRAKAYLNFAPPGSNSHFVKELKLRIKELERAMGDPSKDTNLSRSAWQKSRAMEASLSKASHIYSDCSAMATKLRAMTYNAEEQVRVQQDQAAYLLHLAARTTLKGLHCLTMRLTAEYFALLPEERKFDNQQKVHDQDLHHYAIFSDNVLACAVVVNSTVSSALVLPLLFKPMDPEKIVFHIVTDSLNLPAISMWFLLNPPVKATLDIRSMQDFEWLSPKRRSALEKHNSRDPRYTSALNHLRFYLPDVFPLLNKILLFDHDVVVQRDLSELWNVNMMGKVNGAVQTCQEGEGSFRRMDTYINFSDPFVSERFDPNSCTWAFGMNLFDLQEWRRQNLTAVYSSYLQMNGRDPLWKAGSLPLGWLIFYNQTVPLDKRWQILGLGYDSGIPRSEIDRAAVIHYDGVMKPWLEIGIGKYKGYWSRRISYHHPYLQQCNIHE from the exons ATGCAGAAGAAAGTGGTACCTACCAAATCTCATGGGAAG GACGACCCTACTAGAACTGTGGTTCAACGTATTCAAAAGTCACCAGCACGAGGTTCAACGGATAAGAAGGTCAAAGAGATGAAAGATCAGTTAGTCAGAGCCAAAGCATACTTGAATTTTGCTCCTCCTGGTAGCAACTCGCATTTTGTGAAAGAGCTGAAGTTGCGGATCAAGGAGTTGGAACGAGCTATGGGGGATCCCAGCAAGGATACAAATTTATCTAGGAG CGCATGGCAGAAATCAAGAGCTATGGAAGCTTCCTTGTCGAAGGCAAGCCACATCTATTCTGACTGCTCAGCCATGGCCACCAAGCTCCGGGCTATGACTTACAATGCTGAAGAACAGGTCCGGGTGCAACAGGATCAAGCAGCGTATCTGCTTCATCTTGCAGCTAGGACAACCCTTAAAGGCCTTCATTGCCTTACAATGCGGCTGACTGCAGAGTACTTTGCCCTGCTGCCAGAGGAAAGGAAGTTTGATAACCAGCAAAAAGTGCACGATCAAGATTTGCACCATTATGCAATTTTCTCAGACAATGTTCTGGCATGTGCCGTGGTGGTTAACTCTACAGTCTCCTCTGCATTGGTACTGCCTCTACTCTTTAAACCAATG GATCCAGAGAAGATCGTGTTCCATATAGTGACTGATTCCCTCAATTTGCCAGCGATTTCTATGTGGTTCCTACTTAACCCTCCTGTGAAAGCCACTCTTGATATCAGGAGCATGCAAGATTTTGAGTGGTTATCTCCTAAGCGTCGGTCAGCTTTGGAGAAGCACAATTCACGTGACCCAAGATACACATCTGCGCTAAATCATCTGCGCTTCTATCTTCCTGATGTCTTTCCTTTACTGAATAAGATATTGCTGTTTGACCATGACGTGGTGGTGCAAAGGGATCTAAGTGAACTATGGAATGTGAACATGATGGGAAAAGTGAATGGAGCTGTACAAACTTGTCAGGAAGGTGAAGGTTCATTTCGGCGTATGGATACGTACATTAACTTTTCAGATCCATTTGTTTCGGAGAGATTTGATCCAAACTCATGCACGTGGGCATTTGGTATGAACTTGTTTGATTTGCAAGAGTGGAGAAGACAAAATCTAACTGCTGTATACAGCAGCTACTTACAGATG AACGGAAGGGACCCACTGTGGAAAGCGGGGAGTTTGCCCTTGGGGTGGCTCATCTTCTATAACCAGACGGTACCTCTCGACAAAAGGTGGCAGATTCTTGGCCTAGGTTATGACTCGGGGATACCACGGAGCGAAATCGATCGAGCAGCAGTGATTCATTACGATGGCGTAATGAAACCTTGGCTTGAGATCGGGATCGGCAAGTACAAGGGCTACTGGAGCAGGCGTATCTCCTACCACCACCCTTACTTGCAACAGTGCAACATCCATGAGTAG